The Pleurodeles waltl isolate 20211129_DDA chromosome 6, aPleWal1.hap1.20221129, whole genome shotgun sequence genome has a segment encoding these proteins:
- the GPR61 gene encoding G-protein coupled receptor 61, with protein MEPSLPTQGMWNSSRPARSYQKSSSSMHSNSTLGAGERDVASEFVGLFFMLLVDLVAIAGNIAVMAVIIRTPALRKFVFVFHLCLVDLLAALTLMPLAMLSTCNLFDNTILGDAMCRVYLFLSVCFISMSILSISAINIERYYYVVHPMRYEVKMTVGLVVSVLVGVWIKSVVMSLIPILTLSSQELLIASAEHEGRHHCSLQWSRSTSRKSFIIFFSVFYFILPIMIIFVVYCNMFKVARVAALHHGPLPTWMDTPRRRSESLSSRSTMVTSSGAPRTTPQRMFGGGKAAVILVAVGGQFLFCWMPYFSFHLYSALSSQSFHGGQVEVVVTWIGYLCFTSNPFFYGCLNRQIRGELSKHLSCFFKRTPEEDLRLPSRDGSIEENFLQFLQGTGCDSDTRNVHTNPSPKRDHPTIDFRIPGQIAEETSEFLDHQMNNNITASQNFVRTVRSPKTER; from the coding sequence ATGGAGCCCTCACTTCCCACCCAAGGGATGTGGAACTCCTCTAGACCTGCAAGGTCTTACCAAAAGTCTTCAAGTTCTATGCACTCCAACTCCACCCTGGGGGCCGGGGAAAGGGATGTGGCATCTGAGTTTGTTGGCCTCTTCTTCATGCTCCTGGTTGACTTGGTGGCCATTGCTGGCAACATAGCAGTTATGGCAGTCATCATCCGGACCCCAGCACTGCggaagtttgtttttgttttccatctATGTTTGGTGGACCTGTTGGCTGCCTTGACCCTTATGCCGCTTGCCATGCTATCCACCTGCAATCTTTTTGACAACACCATACTTGGGGATGCCATGTGCAGGGTGTATCTCTTCCTGAGTGTTTGCTTCATCAGCATGTCCATACTGTCTATTTCAGCTATTAACATTGAGCGATACTACTATGTGGTCCATCCAATGAGGTACGAGGTAAAGATGACAGTGGGACTAGTGGTGTCTGTCTTAGTCGGGGTGTGGATTAAATCTGTTGTCATGTCTCTGATCCCCATTCTGACTTTAAGTTCCCAAGAACTCCTCATTGCCTCAGCTGAGCATGAGGGCCGCCACCACTGTTCACTGCAGTGGAGCAGGAGCACCTCACGCAAGAGCTTCATCATTTTCTTCTCTGTCTTCTACTTCATTCTTCCCATCATGATCATATTTGTCGTCTACTGCAACATGTTTAAAGTAGCTAGAGTGGCTGCCCTACATCACGGGCCACTCCCAACGTGGATGGACACCCCACGCCGTAGGTCTGAGTCTCTGAGTAGCAGGTCTACTATGGTGACCAGCTCAGGGGCTCCGAGGACTACTCCTCAGAGGATGTTTGGTGGTGGGAAAGCAGCCGTCATCCTTGTAGCTGTGGGTGGGCAATTCCTCTTTTGCTGGATGCCATATTTTTCATTCCATCTTTACTCTGCACTGAGCTCTCAGTCCTTTCATGGAGgacaggtggaggtggtggtgacgTGGATTGGGTATCTGTGCTTCACTTCCAACCCTTTCTTCTATGGGTGCTTAAACCGACAAATTCGTGGAGAACTTAGCAAGCACCTAAGCTGCTTCTTCAAGAGGACACCGGAGGAAGACCTACGGTTGCCTAGCCGGGATGGCTCCATCGAAGAGAACTTCCTTCAGTTCCTCCAAGGTACGGGCTGTGACAGTGACACCAGGAATGTTCACACCAACCCCAGCCCGAAGAGGGATCACCCTACCATTGACTTCCGAATCCCTGGGCAGATTGCAGAAGAAACCTCTGAGTTTCTTGATCACCAGATGAATAACAACATAACTGCCTCCCAGAACTTCGTACGGACAGTGCGCTCCCCAAAAACAGAACGGTGA